One genomic region from Granulimonas faecalis encodes:
- a CDS encoding electron transfer flavoprotein subunit beta/FixA family protein yields MDVCVLMKAVPASTEVSMDPVTHTIVRDGGDAVWNPFDTAALELALRLKDGCGATVTVLSMGIPATAALLRDAVARGADRCLLLSDRAFAGSDTLATSYALTLGLRALGGFDLVLCGKMAVDGDTAQIGPEVAEALGVPCVSAVGSLSVGAGRATCTAVSDGVRRTVRVPLPCVLTVEKAAADLRMPSVEGVLAAEGRPVPVMGAAEAGADPARCGLDGSPTQVASCTVPETSSSCVVVEGAPAEAAARLCDLLAHVLEGAAS; encoded by the coding sequence GTGGACGTCTGCGTGCTCATGAAGGCGGTCCCCGCCTCCACCGAGGTCTCCATGGACCCGGTGACCCACACCATCGTGCGCGACGGCGGCGACGCCGTCTGGAACCCCTTCGACACCGCGGCCCTGGAGCTGGCCCTCCGCCTCAAGGACGGCTGCGGCGCCACGGTGACGGTGCTCTCCATGGGCATCCCGGCCACCGCCGCCCTGCTTCGCGACGCCGTGGCCCGGGGCGCCGACCGCTGCCTGCTGCTGTCCGACCGCGCCTTCGCCGGCAGCGACACCCTCGCCACGTCCTACGCCCTCACGCTCGGGCTCCGGGCGCTCGGCGGCTTCGACCTCGTGCTCTGCGGCAAGATGGCCGTGGACGGCGACACCGCGCAGATCGGCCCGGAGGTGGCCGAGGCCCTGGGCGTGCCCTGTGTCTCGGCCGTGGGGTCGCTCTCCGTGGGCGCCGGCCGCGCCACCTGCACGGCGGTCTCCGACGGCGTGCGCCGCACCGTGAGGGTGCCGCTGCCCTGCGTGCTCACGGTCGAGAAGGCCGCGGCCGATCTCCGGATGCCCTCCGTCGAGGGCGTGCTCGCGGCCGAGGGCCGGCCCGTGCCCGTGATGGGTGCGGCCGAGGCGGGGGCCGACCCGGCCCGCTGCGGCCTCGACGGCTCGCCCACCCAGGTGGCCTCCTGCACCGTGCCCGAGACCTCGTCGTCCTGCGTGGTCGTGGAGGGCGCCCCGGCCGAGGCCGCGGCGCGCCTGTGCGACCTCCTCGCCCACGTCCTGGAAGGAGCGGCCTCATGA
- a CDS encoding electron transfer flavoprotein subunit alpha yields the protein MSGLVVDADLCVGCGRCVRVCANDGIEVVDRLARVLPGCVSCGMCVDACPVGALEMVREGTGADLSQWSGVLVVAQTDADGAPLPVASELVGVGRGLADARGCALRVLVLAPGTHGCACTGGFSGLGADGADEVLVSRSPRFGARDCAAMAATVAAAVGATKPEAVLFGATDLGRELAPRVAQRLGCGLTADCTGLAVDSETGLLLQTRPAFGGNLMATIVSPEARPQMATVRPGVFAAPERDASRVCTVYEMPPAPCDVAAPEVLAEEPADDGTSIAACDVLVVVGRGIRDKKSLAVARRLADALGAGLGCTRPVVEAGWLDHGCQVGQTGVSVAPRLLVSLGVSGAVQHLAGISGAGCVVAVNEDPEAPILAAADYAVVGDCREVARAWAEALENR from the coding sequence ATGAGCGGCCTCGTCGTGGATGCCGACCTCTGCGTGGGATGCGGGCGCTGCGTGCGCGTGTGCGCCAACGACGGCATCGAGGTGGTCGACCGTCTCGCCCGGGTGCTCCCGGGGTGCGTCTCGTGCGGCATGTGCGTGGACGCCTGCCCCGTGGGCGCCCTCGAGATGGTGCGCGAGGGCACCGGCGCGGACCTCTCGCAGTGGTCGGGCGTGCTCGTGGTGGCCCAGACCGACGCCGACGGCGCGCCGCTTCCCGTGGCGAGCGAGCTCGTGGGCGTGGGCCGCGGCCTGGCCGACGCCCGAGGCTGCGCGCTCAGGGTCCTCGTGCTGGCGCCGGGCACCCACGGCTGTGCCTGCACCGGCGGGTTCTCCGGGCTCGGGGCCGACGGCGCGGACGAGGTGCTCGTGTCCCGCAGCCCGCGCTTCGGCGCCCGCGACTGCGCCGCCATGGCCGCCACGGTGGCCGCCGCCGTGGGGGCCACCAAGCCCGAGGCCGTGCTCTTCGGCGCCACGGACCTCGGCCGCGAGCTCGCGCCGCGCGTGGCGCAGCGCTTGGGCTGCGGCCTGACGGCCGACTGCACGGGGCTGGCTGTGGACTCTGAGACGGGCCTCCTGCTCCAGACGCGCCCGGCCTTCGGCGGCAACCTCATGGCCACCATCGTCTCGCCCGAGGCGCGGCCCCAGATGGCCACGGTGCGCCCGGGCGTCTTCGCGGCCCCGGAGCGCGACGCCTCGCGGGTGTGCACCGTCTACGAGATGCCGCCCGCGCCGTGCGACGTGGCGGCGCCGGAGGTGCTCGCCGAGGAGCCCGCCGACGACGGCACCTCCATCGCGGCGTGCGACGTGCTCGTGGTGGTGGGGCGCGGCATCCGCGACAAGAAGTCGCTCGCCGTGGCCCGTCGCCTGGCCGACGCCCTCGGCGCCGGTCTGGGCTGTACGCGTCCCGTGGTGGAGGCCGGGTGGCTCGACCACGGCTGCCAGGTGGGTCAGACCGGCGTCTCCGTGGCGCCCCGGCTGCTCGTGAGCCTCGGTGTGTCCGGCGCCGTGCAGCACCTCGCCGGCATCTCCGGCGCCGGCTGCGTGGTGGCCGTGAACGAGGACCCGGAGGCGCCGATCCTCGCGGCGGCGGACTACGCCGTGGTGGGGGACTGCCGCGAAGTGGCCCGAGCCTGGGCGGAAGCGTTGGAAAACCGGTAA
- a CDS encoding damage-control phosphatase ARMT1 family protein, with protein sequence MYDRCRECVANNAAKIAKAAGVDEEGCHRLHDRALTLIAHFPSDNDISRAPYAMSEVWADLVDAVGPDPYAEVKSTFERLTTSLAPRIRSVVEASDDPAPLAVRFAVAGNLIDVGTPMGFTEDRVAELLDSVPSLAFARDDSPSLIERASTARTIVFLADNCGESALDRILIETLHRLNPSARMVYVVRNNVILNDLTMDEALAAGMDEVADLMTNGDADYGAGTLLDGSLSPEFRHLVEMADLVVSKGQGNFETLYGRLHDRLYFLFMAKCQHIADVLGVPMGGLLCLENRV encoded by the coding sequence GTGTACGACCGATGCCGCGAGTGCGTTGCCAACAATGCCGCCAAGATCGCCAAGGCGGCCGGCGTGGACGAGGAAGGGTGCCACCGCCTTCACGACCGCGCCCTCACGCTCATCGCGCACTTCCCCTCCGACAACGACATCTCCCGCGCGCCCTACGCCATGAGCGAGGTGTGGGCGGACCTCGTCGACGCCGTGGGACCCGACCCCTACGCCGAGGTCAAGTCCACCTTCGAGCGGCTCACCACATCGCTTGCCCCGCGCATCCGCTCCGTCGTGGAGGCCTCCGACGACCCCGCGCCCCTCGCGGTCCGCTTTGCCGTGGCCGGCAACCTCATCGACGTGGGCACGCCGATGGGCTTCACCGAGGACCGCGTGGCCGAGCTCCTGGACTCCGTGCCGTCCCTCGCGTTCGCCCGAGACGACTCCCCCTCGCTCATCGAGCGCGCCTCCACGGCCCGCACTATCGTCTTTCTCGCCGACAACTGCGGGGAGTCGGCCCTCGACCGCATCCTCATCGAGACCCTGCACCGCCTGAACCCGTCGGCTCGCATGGTCTACGTGGTGCGCAACAACGTCATCCTCAACGACCTCACCATGGACGAGGCCCTGGCGGCCGGCATGGACGAGGTGGCCGACCTCATGACCAACGGCGACGCCGACTACGGCGCGGGCACCCTGCTCGACGGCTCGCTCTCGCCGGAGTTCAGGCACCTGGTGGAGATGGCCGACCTCGTGGTCTCCAAGGGGCAGGGCAACTTCGAGACCCTCTACGGCCGCCTCCACGACCGGCTCTACTTCCTGTTTATGGCCAAGTGCCAGCACATCGCCGACGTCCTGGGCGTCCCCATGGGCGGCCTCCTCTGCCTGGAGAACCGGGTGTAG
- a CDS encoding FKBP-type peptidyl-prolyl cis-trans isomerase → MTHTLPRALAVLSASALIALAGCSGQPASQDAGDPPAQEGQAEAKTVAEKGDTVKVNYRGTLDDGTQFDSSYDRGEPLEFTVGAGQMISGFDAAVEGMEVGEKKTVRLEPADAYGERSDAMVTTFSKDDVPDFDSLEVGDTVTLSTSNGSTVAAAVTEKTDDSVTVDANHELAGKPLTFEIELVEVG, encoded by the coding sequence ATGACTCACACGCTGCCGCGCGCCCTCGCAGTCCTCAGCGCCTCCGCTCTCATCGCCCTCGCCGGCTGCTCCGGCCAGCCCGCCTCCCAGGACGCCGGCGACCCGCCCGCCCAGGAGGGGCAGGCCGAGGCCAAGACCGTGGCCGAGAAGGGCGACACCGTGAAAGTGAACTACCGCGGCACCCTTGACGACGGCACGCAGTTCGACAGCTCCTACGACCGCGGCGAGCCCCTAGAGTTCACCGTCGGCGCCGGGCAGATGATCTCTGGCTTCGACGCCGCCGTGGAGGGCATGGAGGTGGGCGAGAAGAAGACCGTGCGTCTCGAGCCTGCCGACGCCTACGGCGAGCGCTCCGACGCCATGGTGACCACCTTCTCCAAGGACGACGTCCCCGACTTCGACTCCCTCGAGGTGGGCGACACCGTGACCCTTTCCACCTCCAACGGCTCCACCGTGGCCGCCGCGGTGACCGAGAAGACCGACGACTCCGTCACCGTGGACGCCAACCACGAGCTTGCCGGCAAGCCCCTTACCTTCGAGATCGAGCTCGTCGAGGTGGGGTAG
- a CDS encoding DNA/RNA nuclease SfsA, translated as MAEPYRFPEPLREGTILARPNRFIMDVDLDGETVRCHCPVVSRIGDIDTAGLPCLVSDSHNPRRKLPLTVEALSLTAPGDPGRRWVGLNQNASNRYVEHFLRQGAVPGIVDEPVPVRREVPLGSSRLDFLVDDSVYLEVKTPLRQLECAVPEGVGRLPQPPFSSTDRAVRHLHELADSLADHDRAVILYCLYYANDGFHFYHGTTYDEVMACVDEVRARGVELWQADFSVDAEKVDLVGCHPLEEW; from the coding sequence GTGGCCGAGCCCTACCGCTTTCCCGAGCCCCTGCGCGAGGGCACCATCCTCGCCCGGCCCAACCGCTTCATCATGGACGTGGACCTCGACGGCGAGACCGTGCGGTGCCACTGCCCCGTGGTGAGCCGCATCGGCGACATCGACACCGCGGGGCTGCCCTGCTTGGTCTCGGACTCCCACAACCCCCGGCGCAAGCTCCCGCTCACCGTCGAGGCCCTCTCGCTCACGGCCCCGGGCGACCCCGGCCGCCGCTGGGTGGGCCTCAACCAGAACGCCTCCAACCGCTACGTGGAGCACTTCCTGCGGCAGGGGGCCGTACCCGGCATCGTCGACGAGCCGGTGCCCGTGCGCCGCGAGGTGCCGCTGGGCTCCTCCCGCCTGGACTTCCTCGTGGACGACTCCGTGTACCTGGAGGTCAAGACGCCCCTGCGCCAGCTGGAGTGCGCCGTCCCCGAGGGGGTGGGGCGCCTGCCGCAGCCGCCCTTCTCGTCCACCGACCGCGCCGTGCGCCACCTGCACGAGCTGGCCGACTCCCTGGCCGACCACGACCGGGCTGTGATCCTCTACTGCCTCTACTACGCCAACGACGGCTTCCACTTCTACCACGGCACCACCTACGACGAGGTCATGGCCTGCGTCGACGAGGTCCGTGCCCGTGGCGTCGAGCTCTGGCAGGCCGACTTCTCGGTGGACGCGGAGAAGGTCGACCTCGTGGGCTGCCACCCCCTCGAGGAGTGGTGA
- a CDS encoding sulfide/dihydroorotate dehydrogenase-like FAD/NAD-binding protein has protein sequence MFEILEKTQYSEKVFKFRVHAPQMAKKAKAGQFLMVRTDEKGERVPFTFADWNPEEGWIEFIFMVIGKTTQDLSQLQAGDSILDVTGPLGQPTEMKPGNWCVIGGGVGLAIAYPVARALVAAGNKVTVIMGARTKDLLILTEQFRELPLENLIITTDDGSEGEKGVVTAPLERLCIDHAIDQVFAVGPVPMMKFSALTCEKYDMPITASLNPIMVDGTGMCGCCRVTVGGETKFACVDGPDFDATKVDWADLAARQGSYRAEEGEALEHAKHEGGCKCHS, from the coding sequence ATGTTCGAAATCCTCGAGAAGACGCAGTACTCGGAGAAGGTGTTCAAATTCCGCGTACATGCGCCGCAGATGGCCAAGAAGGCCAAGGCGGGTCAGTTCTTGATGGTGCGTACGGACGAGAAGGGCGAGCGCGTGCCGTTCACCTTCGCCGACTGGAACCCCGAGGAGGGCTGGATCGAGTTCATCTTCATGGTGATCGGCAAGACCACCCAGGACCTCTCCCAGCTCCAGGCGGGCGACTCCATCCTCGACGTCACCGGCCCTCTGGGCCAGCCCACCGAGATGAAACCCGGCAACTGGTGCGTCATCGGCGGCGGCGTGGGCCTCGCCATCGCCTACCCCGTGGCCCGCGCCCTCGTGGCGGCAGGCAACAAGGTCACCGTCATCATGGGCGCCCGCACCAAGGACCTGCTCATCCTCACCGAGCAGTTCCGCGAGCTTCCCCTGGAGAACCTCATCATCACCACCGACGACGGCTCCGAGGGCGAGAAGGGCGTGGTCACCGCGCCGCTCGAGCGCCTGTGCATCGACCACGCCATCGACCAGGTCTTCGCCGTGGGGCCCGTGCCCATGATGAAGTTCTCGGCCCTCACCTGCGAGAAGTACGACATGCCCATCACGGCCAGCCTCAACCCCATCATGGTCGACGGCACCGGCATGTGCGGCTGCTGCCGCGTCACCGTGGGCGGCGAGACCAAGTTCGCCTGTGTCGACGGCCCCGACTTCGACGCCACCAAGGTCGACTGGGCCGACCTCGCCGCCCGTCAGGGCTCCTACCGCGCCGAGGAGGGCGAGGCCCTGGAGCACGCCAAGCATGAGGGGGGTTGCAAATGCCACTCGTAA
- the gltA gene encoding NADPH-dependent glutamate synthase translates to MPLVNGKYRANNKDPRVPANEVPAEVRAKNFEPVDTGYTTEDAIEEANRCLDCKKPHCVAGCPVGIDIPTFIRQIRDEDFAGGLATIRDSNMLPSVCGRVCPQENQCEGNCILNKTGNDPIAIGQLERFLGDMTESVGATPQCKPANGKKVAVVGSGPSGIACAGALAREGFDVTVFEAFQTGGGVLTYGIPEFRLPKAIVKREIDGLKDLGVKFEYDAVVGNLYDADEFFNEHGFDAMYLAVGAGLPKFLNIPGENLPGVFCANEYLTRVNLMKAMDFPEFDTPIKHGKNVAVFGGGNVAMDAARTALRLGAESVTLAYRRTEKEMPARVAELHHAKEEGVRVLELVSPLEFEAGEDGFVAKVKLERMELGEPDDSGRRRPVRVEGSEFELPCDVAITAIGTNANPFASKAAPVKLNKWGYIEADEDGRTSDPRVWAGGDIVTGAATVILAMGAGKQAAASMTQALLGEDAE, encoded by the coding sequence ATGCCACTCGTAAACGGCAAGTACCGCGCCAACAACAAGGACCCGAGGGTCCCCGCCAACGAGGTGCCGGCCGAGGTCCGCGCCAAGAACTTCGAGCCCGTGGACACCGGCTACACCACCGAGGACGCCATCGAGGAGGCCAACCGCTGCCTCGACTGCAAGAAGCCCCACTGCGTCGCCGGCTGCCCCGTGGGCATCGACATCCCCACCTTCATCCGTCAGATCCGCGACGAGGACTTCGCCGGCGGCCTGGCCACCATCCGCGACTCCAACATGCTCCCCTCGGTCTGCGGCCGCGTGTGCCCCCAGGAGAACCAGTGCGAGGGCAACTGCATCCTCAACAAGACCGGCAACGACCCCATCGCCATCGGCCAGCTCGAGCGCTTCCTCGGCGACATGACCGAGTCCGTGGGCGCCACGCCCCAGTGCAAGCCGGCCAACGGCAAGAAGGTGGCCGTGGTGGGCTCCGGCCCCTCCGGCATCGCCTGCGCCGGTGCGCTCGCCCGCGAGGGCTTCGACGTCACGGTGTTCGAGGCCTTCCAGACCGGCGGCGGCGTGCTCACCTACGGCATCCCCGAGTTCCGCCTCCCCAAGGCCATCGTCAAGCGTGAGATCGACGGCCTCAAGGACCTCGGCGTGAAGTTCGAGTACGACGCCGTGGTGGGCAACCTCTACGACGCCGACGAGTTCTTCAACGAGCACGGCTTCGACGCCATGTACCTGGCCGTGGGTGCCGGCCTTCCCAAGTTCCTCAACATCCCGGGCGAGAACCTCCCCGGCGTCTTCTGCGCCAACGAGTACCTCACCCGCGTGAACCTCATGAAGGCCATGGACTTCCCCGAGTTCGACACCCCCATCAAGCACGGCAAGAACGTGGCGGTCTTCGGTGGCGGCAACGTGGCCATGGACGCGGCGCGCACGGCCCTGCGCCTGGGCGCCGAGTCGGTGACCCTGGCCTACCGCCGCACCGAGAAGGAGATGCCCGCCCGCGTGGCCGAGCTGCACCACGCCAAGGAGGAGGGCGTCCGCGTGCTGGAGCTCGTCTCCCCGCTGGAGTTCGAGGCCGGCGAGGACGGCTTCGTGGCCAAGGTGAAGCTCGAGCGCATGGAGCTCGGCGAGCCCGACGACTCCGGCCGCCGCCGCCCGGTGCGCGTGGAGGGCAGCGAGTTCGAGCTGCCCTGCGACGTGGCCATCACCGCCATCGGCACCAACGCCAACCCCTTCGCCTCCAAGGCCGCCCCGGTGAAGCTCAACAAGTGGGGCTACATCGAGGCCGACGAGGACGGCCGCACGAGCGACCCGCGCGTGTGGGCCGGCGGCGACATCGTCACCGGTGCCGCCACGGTCATCCTGGCCATGGGAGCCGGCAAGCAGGCCGCCGCGTCCATGACCCAGGCCCTGCTCGGCGAGGACGCCGAGTAG